In the genome of Actinomycetota bacterium, one region contains:
- the ligD gene encoding non-homologous end-joining DNA ligase: MTRKVEITRPDKLLWPTLDITKQAFVDYLDAVAEHMLPWLRERPLTVIRAPDGVDGQRHFQKQTPAYAPSWIKTVTIPAPSAKRDVAYTVCNDAATLAWLGNQAALEFHPAPVRRDRLERPDLFVVDIDPPDDAFDAAVEVAFLVLEVLGDFSLTALVKTTGGKGLHVVVPVVRHTSPEQLRHAATGLTTIVAGRRPDLVTSEFRKVNRKGRVMLDPSRNGPGATIVAPYSPRARAEATVSFPVLPEELRSITPDRYTITTVPRRLNGAAATRWTEAASERHQRLPSSLLQD, from the coding sequence ATGACTCGAAAGGTGGAGATCACTCGACCCGACAAACTGCTCTGGCCCACGCTCGACATCACCAAGCAGGCGTTCGTCGACTATCTCGACGCCGTGGCCGAGCACATGCTCCCGTGGCTACGAGAGCGACCCCTCACGGTGATCCGAGCGCCGGACGGCGTCGACGGACAGCGCCACTTCCAGAAGCAGACGCCGGCCTATGCACCGTCGTGGATCAAAACCGTCACCATCCCGGCACCCAGCGCCAAGCGCGACGTCGCCTACACCGTGTGCAACGACGCGGCCACGCTGGCGTGGCTGGGCAACCAGGCCGCGCTGGAATTCCATCCGGCGCCGGTCCGGCGAGACCGGCTGGAGCGACCCGACCTGTTCGTCGTCGACATCGATCCGCCCGACGACGCGTTCGACGCCGCCGTGGAGGTAGCGTTCTTGGTCCTCGAGGTCCTCGGCGACTTCAGCCTGACCGCCCTGGTGAAGACGACCGGCGGCAAGGGACTTCACGTCGTCGTCCCCGTCGTGCGGCACACGTCGCCCGAGCAGCTCCGGCACGCTGCCACCGGGCTCACCACGATCGTCGCCGGACGGCGACCCGACCTGGTGACCTCCGAGTTCCGCAAGGTGAATCGCAAGGGACGCGTCATGCTCGATCCATCTCGCAACGGCCCCGGTGCGACGATCGTGGCTCCCTATTCGCCGCGCGCGCGGGCCGAGGCGACCGTATCGTTCCCCGTCCTCCCCGAGGAGCTGCGGTCGATCACGCCCGATCGCTACACCATCACGACGGTGCCACGACGATTGAACGGCGCGGCTGCGACGCGCTGGACCGAAGCGGCGAGCGAACGCCATCAACGGTTGCCCTCCTCGCTCCTCCAAGACTGA